The proteins below come from a single Malus domestica chromosome 03, GDT2T_hap1 genomic window:
- the LOC103429334 gene encoding probable galacturonosyltransferase 12 — MQLHISPSLRHVTVLPGKGVREFIKVKVGSRRLSYRMLFYSILFFTFLLRFAFVMTAVDTIDGESKCSSLGCLGKRLGPKILGRRESRVPEVIYQILEEPIGKHELQGRSDIPQSLDEFMVEIKDGKFDARTFAVKLREMVTLLEQRTRNAKIQEYLYRHVASSSIPKQLHCLALRLANEHASNAAARLQLPSAELVPALVDNSFYHFVLASDNVLAASVVATSLVRNSLRPHKVVLHIITDRKTYYPMQAWFSLHSLSPAIIEVKALHHFDWFTKGKVPVLEAMEKDQRVRSQFRGGSSAIVANNTEKPNVIAAKLQALSPKYNSLMNHIRIHLPELFPSLNKIVFLDDDIVVQTDLSPLWDIEMNGKVNGAVETCKGEDNFVMSKRYKSYLNFSHPLISKNFDPKTCAWAYGMNIFDLDAWRKTNISLTYHHWLEENLKSDLSLWQLGTLPPGLIAFHGHVHVIDPFWHMLGLGYQENTSSADVKSAGVIHFNGRAKPWLDIAFPKLRPFWAKYVNFSDKFIKGCRITAT; from the exons atgcaGCTTCACATATCTCCCAGCCTGAGGCATGTGACAGTGTTGCCGGGGAAAGGAGTGAGGGAATTCATCAAGGTGAAAGTTGGGTCGAGGCGGCTTTCATACCGGATGCTCTTCTACTCCATTCTGTTCTTCACTTTTCTTCTCAGGTTCGCGTTTGTGATGACTGCTGTGGACACCATTGATGGGGAAAGCAAGTGCTCCTCACTAG GTTGCTTGGGGAAAAGATTAGGGCCAAAAATATTGGGAAGAAGAGAATCAAGG GTCCCAGAAGTAATATACCAAATATTAGAAGAACCCATCGGCAAGCATGAATTACAAGGAAGATCTGATATTCCTCAGTCCTTAGACGAGTTTATGGTTGAAATAAAGGACGGAAAATTTGACGCAAGGACTTTCGCTGTCAAGCTCAGAGAAATG GTCACACTTCTTGAGCAAAGAACCCGAAATGCCAAAATCCAAGAGTACTTATACCGGCATGTAGCGTCAAGCAGCATACCTAAACAGCTTCACTGCCTAGCCTTGAGGTTAGCCAACGAGCATGCCTCCAACGCGGCTGCACGCCTCCAGCTCCCTTCTGCTGAACTCGTCCCTGCCCTCGTTGACAACTCCTTCTACCACTTTGTCCTCGCCTCAGACAATGTGCTTGCCGCCTCTGTTGTTGCCACATCCCTTGTTCGCAACTCATTGCGCCCTCACAAAGTTGTCCTCCACATTATCACAGACAGGAAGACATATTATCCGATGCAAGCGTGGTTTTCCCTGCATTCGTTATCACCTGCCATAATTGAGGTCAAGGCGCTGCACCATTTCGATTGGTTTACAAAGGGGAAGGTGCCGGTGTTGGAAGCAATGGAGAAAGACCAAAGGGTGAGGTCGCAATTTAGAGGCGGGTCCTCGGCCATTGTGGCAAATAATACCGAGAAGCCTAATGTTATTGCAGCAAAGTTGCAGGCACTTAGTCCCAAGTACAACTCTCTGATGAACCACATCAGAATACATCTACCAGAG CTGTTTCCTAGTCTTAATAAGATAGTGTTCTTGGACGACGACATAGTCGTTCAAACTGATCTTTCTCCGCTATGGGATATCGAAATGAATGGAAAGGTCAATGGAGCAGTTGAGACATGCAAGGGAGAAGATAACTTTGTGATGTCGAAGCGGTATAAGAGTTATCTGAACTTCTCTCATCCTTTGATATCTAAGAATTTCGACCCCAAGACATGTGCCTGGGCTTATGGCATGAACATCTTCGACCTAGATGCTTGGAGAAAAACCAACATAAGCCTTACATACCACCATTGGCTTGAAGAg AACTTGAAATCAGACCTGAGCCTTTGGCAGCTAGGAACGTTGCCCCCCGGCCTAATAGCATTCCACGGGCATGTCCATGTTATCGATCCATTCTGGCACATGTTGGGACTGGGATAtcaggaaaacacaagttctgCCGATGTTAAGAGTGCCGGTGTCATCCATTTCAACGGGAGAGCAAAGCCCTGGCTAGATATTGCATTTCCAAAACTTCGGCCATTTTGGGCAAAATATGTCAATTTCTCAGATAAATTCATCAAGGGCTGTCGTATCACGGCAACCTAA
- the LOC103429737 gene encoding uncharacterized protein codes for MKLKKPKQPRFRLEIPLADDSPESLSHLALQLFQDLPIKRISSKVNVLNVWSNAAFAETALKAFGACPSTPVEHSDISSIANDNTGNLNSADVAVFLAPEGTQLAVTKRDTNLLFRGRWRGIEGVSTFKSRSSIGDVENVLNKLVAINSPVTKSVKFFRDLVSNVTGNK; via the exons ATGAAGCTCAAGAAGCCCAAACAACCCCGATTCCGACTTGAAATCCCTCTCGCCGATGACTCCCCGGAATCCCTCTCCCACCTCGCCCTCCAGCTCTTCCAAGACCTACCCATCAAACGAATATCCTCCAAAGTCAACGTCTTGAACGTATGGTCAAACGCCGCCTTCGCAGAAACCGCATTGAAAGCCTTTGGGGCTTGCCCTTCCACCCCGGTTGAGCATTCAGACATTTCCTCCATCGCCAACGATAATACCGGAAATTTGAATTCTGCTGACGTGGCGGTGTTTTTGGCGCCAGAGGGAACCCAACTGGCGGTTACAAAAAGGGACACTAATTTGTTGTTCCGTGGCCGGTG GAGGGGAATTGAAGGTGTTTCGACGTTTAAATCGCGGTCCTCGATCGGAGATGTTGAGAATGTTTTGAATAAGTTGGTGGCCATTAATTCGCCCGTGACGAAATCAGTCAAGTTTTTCAGGGATTTGGTGTCGAATGTGACTGGAAACAAGTAA